Proteins encoded in a region of the Bombiscardovia apis genome:
- the gatC gene encoding Asp-tRNA(Asn)/Glu-tRNA(Gln) amidotransferase subunit GatC, protein MATFTREEIEHLGDLARIALTDGEIERLRGELNVIAESITKVQEVAGDDVPPTANPIPLEAYLRPDEVQTPLTQAEALAGAPETEAGMFVAPQILGEE, encoded by the coding sequence ATGGCTACATTTACACGCGAAGAGATAGAGCACTTGGGCGACTTAGCCCGCATTGCCCTTACAGACGGCGAAATCGAGCGTCTTAGGGGTGAGCTCAACGTTATAGCAGAGTCCATTACTAAGGTGCAGGAAGTGGCTGGAGACGACGTGCCTCCGACCGCAAATCCTATCCCGCTTGAAGCTTATTTGCGGCCCGACGAGGTGCAGACGCCCCTGACGCAAGCCGAGGCGTTGGCCGGAGCACCTGAGACGGAAGCGGGCATGTTTGTGGCCCCGCAGATTCTAGGGGAGGAGTAA
- the gatB gene encoding Asp-tRNA(Asn)/Glu-tRNA(Gln) amidotransferase subunit GatB: protein MAEKLMKYADAVAKYEPVFGLEVHVELSTNTKLFCPAHIEFGGEPNSQLTPVSLGLPGSLPVVNKTAIDYAIKLGLALHCDIAEWSQFARKNYFYPDMPRDYQISQFDKPLNGEGYLDVELDDGTIFRVDIERAHVEDDAGKNTHVGGSDGRIEGANHSLVDYNRAGVPLVEIVTKPIAGAGERTPEVAGAYVRAIRDIVSALGISHARMEQGNMRADVNISLHKKGEPLGTRSETKNVNTFKGIEKTLTYEIRRQAALLEDGGEVLQETRHWDESKQATTGGRVKSDANDYRYFPDPDLVMVHVSQEHIDELAKQMPEMPRERRARLKQEWEFTDLQMRDAVNADALDLIEETIAAGSSPAGARKWWLGEISREANERGVSLQELPITSQDVAEVEQLIESGKLNDKLAKQTVSGVLAGEGKPAEVVSKHGFQVVSDDGALEAAVDEALKANPDIVEKLKSGNMKPMGAIIGAVMRTTKGQADAKAVNKMVMQRIAQ from the coding sequence ATGGCTGAAAAACTGATGAAATATGCCGATGCCGTGGCAAAATACGAGCCCGTTTTTGGTTTGGAAGTTCACGTTGAGCTTTCAACCAATACCAAGCTTTTTTGCCCGGCCCACATCGAGTTTGGCGGCGAGCCCAACTCGCAGCTGACTCCGGTTTCGCTGGGTTTGCCCGGCTCCCTGCCGGTGGTCAACAAGACCGCTATCGATTACGCCATCAAGCTAGGCTTGGCCCTGCACTGCGACATCGCTGAGTGGAGCCAGTTCGCTCGCAAGAACTACTTTTACCCGGATATGCCGCGCGATTACCAGATTTCGCAGTTCGATAAGCCCTTAAATGGCGAGGGCTACTTGGATGTTGAGCTCGACGACGGCACTATTTTCCGTGTTGACATTGAGCGCGCGCATGTGGAAGATGACGCTGGTAAGAACACTCACGTGGGTGGCTCCGACGGCCGCATCGAGGGCGCGAATCACTCGCTGGTAGATTACAACCGTGCTGGCGTGCCCCTAGTCGAGATTGTGACCAAGCCAATTGCTGGTGCAGGCGAGCGCACTCCCGAGGTGGCTGGCGCTTATGTACGTGCTATTCGCGACATTGTGAGCGCTCTGGGTATTTCCCACGCTCGCATGGAGCAGGGCAATATGCGCGCCGACGTGAACATTTCGCTTCATAAGAAGGGCGAACCTCTGGGCACCCGCTCGGAAACCAAGAATGTCAATACCTTTAAGGGTATCGAAAAGACGCTCACTTACGAAATTCGTAGGCAGGCAGCGCTCTTGGAAGACGGGGGCGAAGTTTTGCAGGAGACGCGTCATTGGGATGAATCTAAGCAGGCCACTACTGGTGGGCGCGTTAAGTCCGATGCTAACGATTACCGCTACTTCCCGGATCCTGACTTGGTTATGGTCCATGTCTCCCAGGAGCACATTGACGAGCTGGCCAAGCAGATGCCTGAGATGCCGCGCGAACGCAGGGCTCGCTTGAAGCAGGAGTGGGAGTTTACCGACCTGCAAATGCGCGATGCTGTGAACGCGGATGCTTTGGATCTAATTGAGGAGACTATTGCCGCTGGTTCCAGCCCGGCTGGGGCTCGCAAGTGGTGGTTGGGTGAGATTTCTCGCGAAGCCAATGAGCGCGGTGTTTCCCTGCAAGAGCTGCCGATTACGTCGCAAGACGTGGCCGAGGTGGAGCAGCTTATCGAATCTGGCAAGCTCAACGACAAGCTCGCTAAGCAGACCGTCTCCGGCGTGCTTGCTGGCGAGGGCAAGCCTGCCGAAGTGGTGAGCAAGCACGGCTTCCAGGTAGTCTCAGACGATGGCGCGCTTGAGGCAGCAGTCGACGAAGCGCTCAAGGCCAATCCAGATATCGTGGAGAAGCTCAAGTCGGGCAATATGAAGCCTATGGGTGCCATTATCGGTGCGGTTATGCGCACCACCAAGGGCCAGGCCGACGCCAAGGCGGTCAACAAAATGGTGATGCAGCGCATCGCTCAATAA
- a CDS encoding InlB B-repeat-containing protein produces MTPPSPSEDITYTSISSGEYHTVAIASDGNTYAWGAAGNCILGDGNIYGQNATSEGIPVRIKTPTGVQFTTVAVGNEHSIAIGTDGNIYAWGKPEWGLGVELDAGFGCVPTPKRVPTPAGVQFTDVSANWSNSAAIGTDGNVYTWGFNGRGDLGDGTTTNRESPVKVSRAPLPAGERYTAISAGRNHMIALGSDGRIYSWGDNAYDQLGTGMPVNSQSQYRVTPGRVPQGELPVGERFTAISASPMHNIALATDGNAYAWGFNVAGELGDGTEGNPNGTPQEKRSANKYSPVKVKPGELPAGEHFTSVGAGTSLTMATGSDGNTYTWGRVLFVNNGGSVSNHVTPVRVERGALPTGEHFTSVYVSLSGEAVFAIGSDGHAYSWGGSVYGALGLAATTRSTVPAQVVTPRYIIFCVSIPSNSSCSTAKISEDPITKAWKIDVPQNDPEKVKVRVYYKINGIAADGTIHLGNGGSEVIFHYEYCGTYIVHYDLGEGKGEASGPADQAVVNDELMDWPQDPTWAGHQFTGWFKSDGSPWNLADPVTGPLTLYAHWDYYKFTISPASGPVTGNTPITISVNPKTTSLRFTQISAGTWHTLAIGSDGNTYAWGGNDYGQLGNTTTDQKTLPTRVQTPTGVHFIRISAGHDYSLALGDDHNVYSWGSNQYGQLGNTTNNGSTTPNPAPSKISGGSLAAGSITKISAGSTHAMALDGNGQIHTWGNNQYGQLGNATNNGITAANPTPATVTGGSLPASNSQISAGQEFSLSLDSQGHVHAWGHNMFGQLGHTINNGTTNPNPTPAQVDNGSLSSSTINQISAGSTHTVALDSEGRVHTWGRNMYGELGKTANNGSNNANPAPAVVTGGSLPVDSVTQISAGSWHSLALDDQGRIHAWGLNRTGQLGKAANSGNSNPNPRPALVGGGAPTSSNAQINAGGSHSIALDQNGNAQTWGLNFNGQLGDDTTSPPNNYRSQPKAITTNKISVNSVEFGDSSHAIAPTYDASNVQWHGNTPPHGDGLVPVKLKWSLNGSTQPVYTITPGFYYYVYLTLPTAGAIPLQRLTGSSLLLLTALAAAAYGVCEFNKRRKCKRAANCHRARNK; encoded by the coding sequence ATCACACCGCCTTCTCCGAGCGAAGACATTACCTACACCAGCATTAGTTCAGGAGAGTATCACACCGTCGCAATCGCTTCAGACGGCAACACCTACGCCTGGGGCGCAGCAGGAAATTGCATACTTGGTGACGGTAACATCTATGGCCAGAATGCTACATCAGAGGGTATTCCTGTGCGTATTAAAACACCGACAGGAGTACAATTCACAACCGTCGCAGTAGGTAATGAGCACAGCATAGCCATCGGAACAGATGGAAACATTTACGCATGGGGAAAGCCTGAATGGGGGCTCGGTGTCGAACTCGATGCTGGTTTTGGCTGCGTTCCAACACCCAAGCGCGTTCCAACACCGGCTGGAGTACAATTCACAGACGTAAGCGCTAACTGGTCCAACTCAGCTGCCATCGGAACAGATGGAAATGTCTACACTTGGGGTTTTAACGGCCGAGGCGACCTCGGCGACGGCACAACCACCAACCGAGAATCACCAGTCAAGGTAAGTCGGGCACCACTCCCGGCAGGAGAGCGTTACACCGCAATCAGCGCAGGTCGAAACCATATGATCGCACTTGGCAGTGACGGACGCATATACTCGTGGGGCGACAACGCGTATGATCAACTCGGTACCGGCATGCCAGTCAATTCGCAATCTCAATATCGCGTTACGCCGGGGCGAGTCCCTCAAGGCGAACTCCCCGTTGGAGAGCGTTTCACCGCTATTAGCGCTTCCCCCATGCATAACATCGCTCTCGCCACCGATGGAAACGCATATGCTTGGGGGTTCAATGTCGCTGGCGAGCTCGGTGACGGCACAGAGGGAAACCCCAACGGCACACCGCAGGAGAAGCGCAGCGCGAATAAATATTCACCCGTCAAGGTAAAACCTGGAGAACTTCCTGCGGGAGAACACTTCACTTCGGTTGGTGCCGGTACCTCGCTAACTATGGCAACAGGCTCCGACGGCAACACTTACACCTGGGGAAGGGTCTTATTTGTTAACAACGGAGGTAGTGTCAGCAACCACGTCACACCCGTTCGGGTGGAACGAGGAGCACTCCCTACTGGAGAACACTTCACTTCGGTTTATGTAAGCCTTTCTGGTGAAGCCGTCTTCGCAATCGGCAGCGACGGGCACGCTTACTCGTGGGGAGGCAGCGTGTATGGAGCACTCGGACTTGCAGCCACCACTAGGTCTACCGTTCCTGCACAGGTAGTTACTCCTCGGTATATTATCTTTTGCGTTTCTATCCCCTCCAACTCTAGCTGTAGTACTGCGAAAATCTCTGAAGATCCCATAACCAAGGCATGGAAGATAGACGTGCCTCAAAACGACCCCGAAAAAGTAAAAGTTCGTGTCTATTACAAGATCAACGGTATCGCAGCGGATGGCACCATACATTTAGGTAATGGCGGGTCAGAGGTCATATTCCACTACGAATACTGCGGCACTTATATCGTCCACTACGACTTAGGAGAAGGAAAAGGAGAAGCCTCTGGACCCGCAGACCAAGCTGTCGTGAACGACGAGCTCATGGACTGGCCACAGGATCCTACTTGGGCGGGGCATCAATTCACAGGCTGGTTTAAGAGCGACGGCAGCCCGTGGAATCTTGCGGATCCCGTTACTGGGCCACTCACACTCTACGCCCACTGGGACTACTACAAGTTCACCATCAGCCCAGCCTCCGGACCAGTAACTGGCAACACTCCAATCACTATCAGCGTGAATCCCAAAACCACTAGTTTGCGCTTCACACAAATCAGCGCAGGCACTTGGCACACGCTGGCGATAGGTTCCGACGGCAACACCTACGCTTGGGGAGGCAATGACTACGGCCAACTCGGCAACACCACCACCGACCAGAAAACGCTACCCACCCGCGTGCAAACCCCGACTGGCGTACACTTCATCCGAATCAGCGCAGGACATGACTACTCTCTTGCACTGGGAGATGACCACAATGTTTACTCTTGGGGCAGTAATCAATACGGGCAGCTCGGCAACACCACCAACAACGGCAGCACCACACCCAATCCGGCACCTTCCAAAATAAGCGGCGGCAGTTTGGCGGCAGGATCCATCACGAAAATAAGCGCAGGGAGCACACATGCTATGGCGCTCGACGGTAACGGCCAGATACACACATGGGGAAATAACCAATACGGGCAGCTCGGCAACGCCACCAACAATGGAATAACCGCCGCCAACCCCACCCCTGCGACAGTAACCGGCGGTAGCTTACCTGCCAGCAACAGCCAAATCAGCGCAGGCCAAGAATTCTCCCTGTCTCTGGATTCGCAGGGTCACGTACATGCATGGGGTCACAACATGTTTGGCCAGCTGGGGCACACGATTAACAACGGCACCACCAACCCCAATCCCACCCCTGCACAAGTGGACAACGGTAGCTTATCTTCCAGCACTATCAACCAAATCAGCGCAGGAAGCACACATACGGTTGCGCTCGACAGTGAGGGCCGCGTCCACACGTGGGGCCGCAACATGTACGGCGAACTGGGCAAGACTGCCAATAATGGGAGCAATAACGCAAACCCTGCTCCGGCAGTCGTGACCGGAGGTAGTCTGCCAGTCGACTCTGTCACTCAAATCAGCGCCGGCAGCTGGCACTCTTTGGCACTCGACGACCAAGGCCGCATCCATGCATGGGGTCTCAACAGAACAGGACAGCTCGGCAAGGCCGCAAATAGCGGAAACAGCAATCCCAATCCCCGCCCTGCACTGGTTGGAGGAGGCGCACCCACCAGCAGCAATGCACAAATCAACGCAGGAGGTTCGCATTCGATAGCACTCGACCAAAACGGCAACGCGCAGACCTGGGGTTTGAACTTCAACGGGCAGCTGGGCGACGATACTACCAGCCCGCCCAACAACTATCGTTCCCAGCCAAAAGCTATTACAACCAACAAAATAAGCGTAAACAGCGTAGAGTTCGGCGACTCCTCTCATGCAATTGCGCCCACTTATGACGCAAGCAATGTGCAATGGCATGGCAATACACCGCCGCACGGGGATGGTCTCGTACCCGTAAAACTGAAGTGGTCCCTCAACGGAAGTACCCAGCCTGTCTACACCATCACCCCAGGTTTCTACTACTACGTTTACCTCACCCTACCCACAGCTGGAGCTATTCCTCTGCAACGCCTCACTGGAAGCAGTCTGCTTCTACTCACAGCTCTAGCAGCGGCAGCGTATGGTGTCTGCGAGTTCAATAAGCGGCGCAAATGCAAACGTGCAGCGAACTGCCACAGAGCTCGCAATAAGTAA
- the gatA gene encoding Asp-tRNA(Asn)/Glu-tRNA(Gln) amidotransferase subunit GatA, with protein MSSTEELVKLSASQMAAQIHAKEISSRELVEAELEVIDAAEPSIDAFLQVSREQALEQADALDKRIASGDTEDLPELAGVPVAVKDMIVTKGIATTAASKILEGWIPPYDATVVEKLKAAGMPILGKTNLDEFAQGSSTEHSAFKSTKNPWDTGRVPGGSGGGSASAVGAFEVPLALGTDTGGSIRQPSALTGTVGVKPTYGGVSRYGAIAMASSLDQVGPVSRSVLDAALLQEVIGGYDQRDSTSIPKPVPPLAQAAREGAKMDLTGMKVGLVKELSGDGYQPGVEARFNEGVQLLQDMGAEVVEVSCPHFSYALAAYYIIMPSEVSSNLARYDGMRYGLRVMPPEGTAQTAANMMSATREAGFGDEVKRRIILGIYALSAGYYDAWYGSAQKVRTLIIRDFEEAFKKADVLISPASPTTAFKFGERMNDPLAMYLSDVATIPANMAGSPAMSIPAGLSDDGLPVGFQFFAPQMRDEVMYKPAAALEAALEAKWGGPIHRDLKTPWLGNK; from the coding sequence ATGAGCAGCACTGAAGAACTGGTAAAGCTGTCAGCCTCCCAAATGGCGGCGCAGATTCACGCTAAGGAAATCTCCTCTCGCGAGCTAGTCGAGGCCGAGCTTGAGGTAATTGATGCCGCTGAGCCCAGCATTGACGCTTTCTTACAAGTTTCGCGCGAACAAGCGTTAGAGCAGGCAGACGCACTCGATAAGCGCATTGCCTCCGGAGATACGGAAGATTTGCCTGAGTTGGCAGGCGTTCCCGTGGCCGTAAAAGACATGATCGTGACCAAGGGCATCGCTACGACGGCCGCTTCCAAGATTTTAGAGGGGTGGATTCCCCCCTACGACGCTACCGTTGTAGAGAAGCTGAAGGCTGCTGGCATGCCGATTTTGGGCAAGACCAACCTCGACGAGTTTGCCCAGGGCTCTTCGACTGAGCATTCCGCTTTTAAGTCCACCAAGAATCCTTGGGATACGGGGCGCGTGCCCGGCGGTTCCGGTGGTGGTTCGGCTTCTGCTGTGGGTGCTTTCGAGGTTCCTCTGGCGCTTGGTACCGACACCGGCGGTTCCATCCGTCAGCCTTCGGCCCTGACTGGAACTGTAGGCGTTAAGCCCACTTACGGTGGCGTATCTCGCTATGGCGCTATCGCTATGGCTTCTTCGCTTGATCAGGTTGGTCCGGTTTCTCGCTCCGTGCTCGATGCTGCCCTCCTGCAAGAGGTCATCGGCGGCTACGACCAGCGAGATTCTACTTCTATCCCCAAGCCGGTGCCGCCACTGGCTCAGGCTGCCCGTGAAGGCGCCAAGATGGACCTTACTGGCATGAAGGTGGGCTTGGTTAAGGAGCTCTCTGGGGATGGCTACCAGCCCGGCGTGGAGGCCCGCTTCAATGAGGGCGTGCAGCTCCTGCAAGACATGGGTGCTGAGGTAGTAGAGGTTTCCTGCCCCCACTTCTCGTACGCTCTGGCCGCTTACTACATCATCATGCCCTCTGAGGTCTCCTCGAATCTGGCCCGCTACGATGGTATGCGTTATGGCCTGCGAGTGATGCCGCCAGAAGGCACGGCACAGACTGCTGCCAACATGATGTCTGCCACCCGCGAGGCTGGTTTTGGAGACGAAGTCAAGCGCCGCATTATTTTGGGCATTTACGCACTCTCCGCTGGCTACTACGACGCTTGGTACGGCTCGGCACAGAAGGTGCGCACGCTCATTATTCGCGACTTTGAAGAGGCCTTCAAGAAGGCTGATGTTTTGATTTCCCCAGCTTCGCCTACGACCGCCTTCAAGTTCGGCGAGCGCATGAATGATCCTCTAGCCATGTATTTGAGCGATGTGGCCACGATTCCGGCCAACATGGCTGGCTCTCCGGCTATGTCTATCCCCGCAGGGCTTTCGGACGACGGCCTGCCGGTCGGCTTCCAGTTCTTTGCCCCGCAGATGCGCGACGAAGTCATGTACAAGCCCGCAGCAGCGCTCGAAGCTGCCCTCGAAGCTAAGTGGGGCGGTCCGATTCATCGCGATCTCAAGACCCCTTGGCTGGGCAACAAGTAA
- a CDS encoding InlB B-repeat-containing protein — protein MRYTQISANLHNLALGKDGYIYAWGWNGHGQLGDGSSTNRSLPVRVQTPEGVHFTQISAGSLHSLALGDDHNIYAWGSNYSGQLGTAANAGTQTPNPIPVKVTGGSLPADAITSISADNNYSMALDNQGHVHTWGDNKYGPLGNATNSGTNNPNPTPTQITSGSLASATITSISAGDEHALALDNQGRVHAWGSNTRGELGNTTNNGLHVPNPTPTPVTTGSLASATITSISAGGYFSTALDNQGHIHAWGYNAMGVLGNGSTDSTSANPTPSTITASSLNGSFITKISTSTYHVVALDNQGRVYAWGSNNNNQIGINNSNGNILSSPTLITTGSLADSGISITDIGAGAIHSVALDSQGVAYAWGSNVYSQLGDGNTGSLGSGRYTPQEVSGTKYVVNTASFGSNAVTSKTIDSTSGAWNMDVPKSGPGAVNVTVNYHLEGIDSGGHISSTNAGTGSLTFHYTYTAIYKVTFNLGGAPGTPPAAQAVFTDDLRPVNFPDPTPSWEHHWFIGWADSSGKLWDFSKTVNSNMTLTAKWEAWKFGMSSTGGPPYGGESVSITSPEPPQGLRYTQISGGSAHTLAIASDGNTYAWGSNGRGELGNGNNTDSNLPVRVHTPAGVHFTKIWADNWKSYALGDDNNAYSWGWNNSGILGDGTTIDRNEPVKVSPGELTPGTHFTELSIGLVHVMALANDHTIYTWGNNDGAGILGQGSLRGTRTTPGKIHQGELNPGTYYVQISASAYTCAALTNDHVVYTWGHNGWGQLGNGQQGAVSEPKKISQGELDPSTYYTRISCGGIHCLALANDNTLYAWGDDNNGRLGDGDPSRSNKFTPVKASRGELNPGTYFVDISSGWEFSAGVTNDNTLYTWGGNDYGQLGNGESGRANENHRLVPSKIEQGEHTQSNKYKTVIAGYYHTIAIDEDGNIYSWGCNSNGQLGNGSNGTGNTYPPNPAVDKTTPAKTGKQKLAVTSVAFDQTEANPAPVWDSAKKVWQLTVPAHPAGLVDAKIRWTLGSDPQDDYPLPYTYGMIMPKAGAFPTRRLAGRGILLATTLTALTLTTHHLTHPKRHPHPRHHPA, from the coding sequence GTGCGCTACACCCAAATCAGCGCGAACCTACATAACCTCGCTCTTGGAAAAGACGGCTACATCTACGCTTGGGGCTGGAACGGCCACGGGCAACTCGGCGACGGCAGCTCGACCAATCGTTCTCTGCCTGTGCGAGTGCAAACTCCGGAGGGCGTGCACTTTACCCAAATCAGTGCTGGAAGTCTGCACTCCCTGGCTCTCGGAGACGACCACAATATCTACGCTTGGGGCAGTAACTATTCGGGTCAACTCGGAACAGCAGCTAATGCCGGCACACAGACACCCAATCCCATACCAGTTAAAGTAACCGGCGGTAGTCTGCCAGCAGATGCCATTACTAGCATCAGCGCAGACAATAACTACTCCATGGCGCTCGACAACCAAGGCCACGTCCACACATGGGGAGACAACAAATACGGCCCGCTGGGAAACGCCACTAACAGCGGCACCAATAATCCCAATCCCACGCCAACGCAAATCACCTCAGGAAGCCTCGCCAGCGCCACTATCACCAGCATCAGCGCAGGCGATGAGCATGCCTTGGCACTCGACAACCAAGGACGCGTCCACGCTTGGGGGAGCAACACCCGTGGTGAGCTAGGCAACACCACCAACAATGGTCTCCATGTTCCAAACCCCACGCCCACACCCGTTACTACCGGCAGCTTGGCCAGCGCTACTATCACCAGCATCAGCGCAGGAGGATATTTCTCCACAGCCCTCGACAACCAAGGCCACATTCACGCATGGGGATACAACGCTATGGGAGTGCTCGGCAACGGCAGCACCGACAGCACCAGCGCCAACCCCACGCCGAGCACTATCACCGCCAGTAGTCTGAACGGCAGTTTTATCACCAAAATCAGCACGAGCACATACCATGTGGTGGCTCTCGACAACCAAGGACGCGTCTATGCCTGGGGATCAAACAACAACAACCAAATCGGCATAAACAACAGCAATGGCAACATTCTTTCCTCGCCCACGCTCATCACCACCGGCAGCTTAGCTGACAGCGGCATTAGCATAACCGACATCGGTGCAGGAGCAATCCATTCCGTAGCGCTCGACAGTCAAGGAGTCGCCTATGCTTGGGGGTCGAATGTTTACAGTCAGCTTGGAGACGGCAACACTGGCTCATTAGGCAGCGGGAGATACACCCCTCAAGAAGTCTCAGGAACCAAATACGTAGTCAACACTGCCAGCTTTGGCAGCAACGCAGTAACCAGCAAAACCATAGACAGCACCAGCGGAGCCTGGAATATGGACGTGCCCAAAAGCGGGCCGGGCGCAGTCAACGTGACCGTAAACTACCACCTCGAAGGAATCGACAGCGGCGGCCACATCAGCTCAACCAACGCTGGAACCGGCAGCCTCACCTTCCATTACACATACACCGCCATATACAAAGTGACCTTTAACTTAGGTGGAGCCCCCGGAACGCCGCCAGCAGCCCAAGCCGTGTTTACCGACGACTTGCGGCCGGTCAATTTCCCCGACCCCACACCCAGCTGGGAGCACCACTGGTTCATCGGCTGGGCCGACAGCAGCGGCAAACTCTGGGATTTTAGCAAGACGGTCAACAGCAATATGACGCTGACAGCCAAATGGGAGGCTTGGAAATTCGGCATGAGCTCCACCGGCGGCCCTCCCTACGGGGGTGAGAGCGTGAGCATTACATCGCCCGAACCGCCACAAGGCCTGCGCTACACCCAGATAAGCGGAGGTTCCGCCCACACTCTGGCCATCGCCTCCGACGGAAACACTTACGCTTGGGGAAGTAACGGCCGCGGCGAGCTAGGCAACGGCAACAATACCGACAGCAACCTGCCTGTGCGCGTCCACACGCCTGCCGGAGTGCATTTCACTAAAATATGGGCGGACAACTGGAAGTCCTACGCTCTAGGCGACGACAACAACGCATACTCTTGGGGCTGGAATAATAGCGGTATACTCGGCGACGGCACCACTATTGACAGAAACGAACCAGTCAAAGTTAGCCCAGGTGAGCTCACCCCCGGCACCCACTTCACTGAACTCAGCATCGGTCTTGTTCATGTCATGGCTTTAGCCAACGATCACACCATCTACACTTGGGGCAATAATGATGGGGCTGGCATTCTGGGCCAAGGGAGCTTGCGGGGAACAAGGACTACTCCAGGTAAGATACATCAAGGCGAACTCAACCCCGGCACATACTACGTTCAAATCAGCGCAAGCGCCTACACTTGCGCTGCCCTTACCAACGACCACGTTGTCTACACTTGGGGACACAACGGTTGGGGGCAACTCGGCAACGGACAACAAGGAGCAGTATCCGAGCCCAAAAAGATTAGTCAGGGCGAGCTTGACCCCAGCACCTACTACACGCGAATCAGCTGCGGCGGCATACACTGTCTGGCGCTTGCCAATGACAACACCCTCTACGCTTGGGGAGATGACAATAATGGTCGCCTCGGCGATGGTGACCCCAGTAGGAGTAATAAGTTCACACCAGTCAAAGCCAGCCGAGGGGAGCTCAATCCCGGCACATACTTTGTTGACATCAGCTCCGGATGGGAGTTTTCGGCAGGCGTCACTAACGACAACACCCTCTACACTTGGGGAGGCAACGATTACGGGCAGCTAGGCAACGGCGAATCGGGCAGGGCAAACGAAAACCACAGGCTTGTGCCCAGCAAAATTGAACAGGGCGAACACACCCAAAGCAACAAGTATAAGACCGTAATAGCGGGGTATTATCACACAATTGCAATCGACGAGGACGGCAACATCTACAGCTGGGGATGCAACAGTAACGGCCAATTAGGCAATGGCTCCAACGGCACCGGCAATACCTACCCGCCCAATCCCGCAGTCGATAAGACCACGCCAGCAAAAACCGGTAAGCAAAAGCTCGCCGTAACTTCTGTAGCATTTGACCAAACCGAGGCAAACCCGGCACCCGTTTGGGATAGCGCCAAGAAAGTGTGGCAGCTAACCGTGCCAGCCCACCCAGCCGGGCTCGTTGATGCAAAAATCCGCTGGACTCTGGGCAGCGACCCGCAAGACGATTACCCCCTGCCCTACACCTACGGCATGATCATGCCCAAGGCCGGAGCCTTCCCCACCCGCCGCCTAGCCGGCCGCGGAATCCTCCTAGCCACCACCCTAACCGCCCTAACCCTAACCACCCACCACCTAACCCACCCCAAGCGCCACCCCCACCCCCGACACCACCCCGCCTAG